The following nucleotide sequence is from Pasteurella multocida.
AGTAAGCGGTTTACAAAACTGGCTGGTTCATCTAGGTTATTCGCAACATTCGTTAAACCGGATTTTACAGGTGTTGGAACATACTCTTTCCAACCTGTCGCAACAGGTTTTAACAGATAAGGATCAACTACTTTATAGTTAAAATCCCACATTGTGCGGTTAAAGCCTTCTAATGGATCTTTACGCTCACCTGTTTTTGAATCAATAGTCGCACAGCCACTTAATACTGTGGCAGCTAAGAACAAGGTTACGAGACGTTTGGTTTTTTTCATATCCGCTCTCTATAAGATGAAAAGAAATACCATTTTAGCAAGTTAATGCATAACTACAAGACAATTTATTGTGGCGGAAAAAATGTGTACTTTTTTGTATTTTTATGCAATATTATTGTATAAATATTCATTTTAACGTTTGCGAAATAGCTTGAATAATTACGTATTGTCCATTAGAATTGCGAAGTTTAACTTTTGGCAAGGGATTTTCTTCCACAAGTTAATTTTCAGACACGATTTAGTTTGCTCAGCGAAACCCGAAAGCGCGGTGAATTTTCGTAAACTTTACTAGATTGTGGTTAATGAACATTCGTAAGTGTTCAACCAAAACAAATTAGGAGTAATTTATGTCTGAACCAGCAATTTTGGTATTGGCTGATGGGAGTGTTTTCCATGGCAGCTCTATTGGAGCAAAAGGCCACACCGTAGGCGAAGTGGTGTTTAATACCGCTATGACAGGCTATCAGGAAATTCTAACGGACCCTTCTTATTTTCGACAAATCGTCACCTTAACTTATCCTCACATTGGCAATACCGGTACAAATCTAGAAGATTGCGAAGCGAATCACGTTTATGCCTCAGGACTGATTATTCGCGATTTACCCTTATTACACAGCAATTTCCGTTCATCCATGAGTTTGCGTGATTATCTTCAAACCCATAATGTGGTTGCTATTGCGGATATCGACACACGCCGTTTAACCCGTATTTTACGTGATAAAGGTGCGCAAGCGGGTTGTATCATGACCGGTGAGATTGATGAAGCCAAAGCCCTTGAGTTAGCGAAAAGTTTTGGGTCTATGGCGGGCAAAGATCTTGCACAAGAAGTGAGTACGGGTGAAATTTTTACTTGGACATCCGGTCAATGGCAATTGGGTAAAGGGTTTATTGAACAAACTCAAGCGGAATTTAATGTGGTGGCTTATGACTTTGGTGTCAAACACAATATTTTAAGAATGCTTGCTGAGCGTGGTTGCAAAATCACCGTTGTACCGGCAAAAACCAGTGCAGAGCAAGTGTTAGCATTAAATCCAGATGGCATTTTCTTGTCTAATGGACCAGGCGATCCGGAACCTTGTGATTATGCCATTTCCGCTATTCAAACCTTATTAGCCTCAAAGAAACCCATTTTTGGTATTTGTTTAGGTCATCAGTTATTAGGTTTAGCAGCAGGTGGTAAAACTAAAAAAATGGCATTTGGGCATCATGGTGCTAATCACCCCGTACAAGATTTGAATACACAAAAAGTGTTTATCACGAGTCAAAATCATGGTTTTGAAGTAGATGAAGCGAGCTTGCCAAGTCATGTGCGTGTGACACATCGTTCATTATTTGACAATTCTGTACAGGGTATTGAACTCAGTGATCAGTCTGCGTTTTCTTTCCAAGGGCACCCTGAGGCGAGTCCAGGTCCAAATGATGTGGCTTATTTATTTGATAAATTTATTAATGAAATGCGCAAGGCAAATTTAAGTCAGTTATCGACTTATGTCGCGCACCATTAGTGAGGCTATGCGTAGGTTGAGGTAGTACTACGCCTTATTTATTAAATCATGACCGCATTTTCATTCAACTTTTGAGGCTCGATGATGTTAACCCCTTATGCATATCACTTGGTTAATGTGTTTGCCGAAACCTATTTTGGCGGCAATCCGTTAGCGGTTTTTCCTCAAGCTGATGGACTGACTGATCAACAAATGCAGT
It contains:
- the carA gene encoding glutamine-hydrolyzing carbamoyl-phosphate synthase small subunit, yielding MSEPAILVLADGSVFHGSSIGAKGHTVGEVVFNTAMTGYQEILTDPSYFRQIVTLTYPHIGNTGTNLEDCEANHVYASGLIIRDLPLLHSNFRSSMSLRDYLQTHNVVAIADIDTRRLTRILRDKGAQAGCIMTGEIDEAKALELAKSFGSMAGKDLAQEVSTGEIFTWTSGQWQLGKGFIEQTQAEFNVVAYDFGVKHNILRMLAERGCKITVVPAKTSAEQVLALNPDGIFLSNGPGDPEPCDYAISAIQTLLASKKPIFGICLGHQLLGLAAGGKTKKMAFGHHGANHPVQDLNTQKVFITSQNHGFEVDEASLPSHVRVTHRSLFDNSVQGIELSDQSAFSFQGHPEASPGPNDVAYLFDKFINEMRKANLSQLSTYVAHH